AAGTTTTGGGACGCCACCGCATATTATTTTGAATGCGAGACGATTAGAGATTATATATGTTGAAGCCTAGATAAGGAGTTACAAGATGAGCTTGATTGGATTTTTGATAATAGGACTTGTGGCAGGGTGGTTGGCGGGGTATATCATGAAGGGCAGGGGAGCCGGCCTGCTTGTCAATCTCGTCGTGGGTGTTATAGGCGCTTACATCGGTGGTTTCCTTTTTATGCTTATAGGTTTGTCTGCCCACGGCTTTATTGGATCATTGATTACCGCCACTATAGGGGCGATTGCGCTGCTATTCTTAATAGGGGTGCTCAAGAAAGCGTGAACAGACCAAACATCTTCGAACATATGGATAGGTATCACTCTTCATTCAAATTCTGAAAGACTGTTTATTTCGCGGCCATGCTTTTACACTATCCACTTTGCAAAATAACGGCCGTTTTTTGTTATGAGGTTGTAGAATGTTGGACACATTACTTAACCCCGACGCTTGGGTCGCCTTTTTTACTTTAACCGCGTTGGAGCTGGTTTTGGGTATCGACAACATCATTTTCATCTCCATAATTGTGGAGAGGGTTCCCGAAAACAGGCGA
This Desulfomonilaceae bacterium DNA region includes the following protein-coding sequences:
- a CDS encoding GlsB/YeaQ/YmgE family stress response membrane protein, which encodes MSLIGFLIIGLVAGWLAGYIMKGRGAGLLVNLVVGVIGAYIGGFLFMLIGLSAHGFIGSLITATIGAIALLFLIGVLKKA